Proteins encoded within one genomic window of Ascaphus truei isolate aAscTru1 chromosome 8, aAscTru1.hap1, whole genome shotgun sequence:
- the EMG1 gene encoding ribosomal RNA small subunit methyltransferase NEP1, with translation MAAPKRCMRVCPTEEEEEEREDPRGPRPPAGKRRREKRLIVLLEGASLETVRVGKTYELLNCDQHKAMLLKNGRDPGQVRPDITHQSLLMLLDSPLNRAGLLQVYIHTQRNVLIEVNPQTRIPRTFPRFCGLMVQLLHKLSVRAADGPRKLLKVIKNPLTDHLPVGCLKITTSFTGEITNCVRDLVPAEEPMLFVVGAFAHGSVNLDYTERSVSISQYPLSAALTCAKICTAFEEVWKVL, from the exons atggcggcgcccaaaaggtgcatgcgtgtgtgtcccactgaggaggaggaagaagagcgGGAGGATCCGAGGGGACCGCGGCCACCGGCGGGGAAACGGCGGCGGGAGAAGAGGCTGATAGTGTTACTGGAGGGAGCGAGTCTGGAGACCGTGCGG GTGGGGAAGACTTATGAGCTTCTGAATTGTGACCAGCACAAGGCTATGCTGCTAAAGAATGGAAGAGACCCGGGGCAGGTCCGACCAGACATCACACATCAG AGTTTGCTGATGCTCCTGGACAGTCCTCTGAACCGAGCCGGTTTGCTGCAGGTTTACATTCACACTCAGAGGAATGTTCTGATTGAGGTGAATCCTCAGACTCGCATCCCCCGAACCTTCCCCCGATTCTGCGGCCTAATGG TTCAACTGCTGCACAAGCTGAGTGTGAGAGCTGCTGACGGACCCCGGAAACTACTCAAG GTCATTAAAAACCCGCTGACAGATCACCTCCCCGTGGGCTGCCTCAAGATCACCACCTCCTTTACAGGGGAGATCACCAACTGTGTGAGAGACCTGGTGCCCGCTGAGGAACCCATGCTTTTCGTGGTGGGGGCTTTTGCACATGGATCG gttAACTTGGATTACACGGAGCGCTCTGTGTCGATCAGTCAGTATCCTCTCTCTGCAGCGCTCACTTGCGCCAAGATCTGTACGGCTTTTGAAGAGGTGTGGAAGGTGCTGTGA
- the PHB2 gene encoding prohibitin-2 has translation MAQNLKDFAGRLPAGPRGMGTALKLLLGAGAVGYAVKESVFTVEGGHRAIFFNRIGGVQMDKIVAEGLHFRVPWFQYPVIYDIRAKPRKISSPTGSKDLQMVNITLRVLSRPLASELPSLYQRLGMDYEERVLPSIVNEVLKSVVAKFNASQLITQRAQVSLLIRRDLTDRAKDFSLILDDVAITELSFSREYTAAVESKQVAQQEAQRAQFLVEKAIQDQRQKIVQAEGEATAAKMIGDALSKNPGYLKLRRIRAAQSIAKTIATSQNRVYLNADNLVLNLQDDTFTR, from the exons ATGGCTCAGAACCTGAAGGACTTTGCAGGGCGCCTGCCCGCCGGCCCCCGGGGCATGGGGACCGCTCTGAAGCTGCTGCTGGGCGCGGGAGCCGTGGGCTACGCAGTGAAGGAGTCTGTCTTTACAG tggAAGGAGGTCACCGAGCAATTTTCTTTAACCGTATTGGTGGAGTTCAGATGGACAAAATTGTTGCTGAGGGACTTCACTTCAG GGTTCCCTGGTTTCAGTATCCGGTTATCTACGACATCCGAGCAAAACCACGAAAGATCTCCTCCCCGACTGGATCCAAAG ACCTGCAGATGGTGAACATCACCCTGCGTGTGCTGTCTCGGCCGTTGGCCTCTGAGCTCCCCTCCTTGTACCAGCGGCTTGGGATGGATTACGAGGAGCGGGTTCTCCCATCCATCGTTAACGAAGTACTGAAAAGTGTGGTGGCAAAATTCAACGCATCGCAGCTCATCACGCAGAGAGCGCAG gtctctctcctgATTCGCCGGGATCTGACGGACCGAGCAAAGGATTTCAGTTTGATTCTGGACGATGTGGCAATCACTGAGCTAAGCTTCAGCAGAGAGTACACAGCGGCTGTGGAGTCCAAGCAAGTGG CTCAACAGGAGGCTCAGCGCGCTCAGTTCCTGGTGGAGAAAGCGAtacaggatcagagacagaagaTAGTTCAGGCCGAGGGAGAGGCCACTGCAGCAAAGATG ATCGGTGACGCTCTCAGTAAGAATCCCGGGTACCTGAAACTGCGCCGGATCCGAGCGGCTCAGAGCATCGCAAAGACG atCGCAACGTCACAGAATCGCGTATATCTAAACGCTGACAATCTGGTTCTGAACCTGCAGGATGACACCTTcaccaggtga